One Paramisgurnus dabryanus chromosome 8, PD_genome_1.1, whole genome shotgun sequence DNA window includes the following coding sequences:
- the LOC135771892 gene encoding sialoadhesin-like — protein sequence MKGQQVFHLLFQGVLLYETLAWEVRMPTEIHGLRGSCLVIPCSYSYTSYPPTNPRRVVWYQLVSSGYPLVCDPLNPDSVIDKFRGKTDLFRHTNSYRDCSLLIKSVDPSHNGEKLYAWIDPENVGWRTYKFYDVTSTIIVDTNPQQPIINIYGGLKISDNITVACYTYHTCPYSKPNIILKGIEGSDQIDDVDIKHGQWKTTRTRTGVVKAEHLDIECIVKHHGGITTRATKSQSAKCVYYNITIEPKLAADIIEGVDMNFTCTVHHSCLNNPPILSWNYENMPVKYDTKQLTGFDLATFSTITFLGAKKDDGKKLICTANISGQKITASVDLHVQHSFTESPKPMTAVQNKCMCFTFVLKPFTIGGPYISHLDLQWCLTSAICAIQFQQVLFYRHGG from the exons ATGAAAGGACAGCAAGTATTTCATCTACTTTTCCAAG GTGTTCTGCTGTATGAGACTTTGGCTTGGGAAGTGAGAATGCCAACAGAAATTCATGGCCTCAGAGGTTCCTGTCTGGTTATACCGTGCTCTTACTCTTACACTTCATACCCACCAACTAACCCACGCAGAGTTGTGTGGTATCAGTTGGTGTCGAGTGGCTACCCTTTAGTTTGTGATCCCTTGAATCCAGACAGTGTCATTGACAAGTTCAGAGGAAAAACTGATTTATTTAGGCATACAAACTCATATCGGGATTGTAGTCTGCTGATCAAAAGCGTGGATCCGTCTCACAATGGAGAAAAATTATATGCATGGATTGACCCAGAAAATGTTGGATGGCGCACCTATAAGTTTTATGATGTCACCTCAACGATTATTGTTGACA CAAATCCACAGCAGCCCATCATTAATATTTACGGAGGTTTAAAGATCAGTGACAACATTACAGTAGCGTGTTACACCTACCATACCTGTCCATACAGCAAACCAAACATCATTCTGAAGGGTATTGAAGGATCTGATCAAATAGATGATGTCGATATCAAACATGGTCAATGGAAAACCACTCGGACACGCACCGGTGTTGTGAAGGCTGAACATTTAGATATTGAGTGTATTGTAAAACATCATGGAGGCATAACAACAAGAGCTACAAAATCACAAAGTGCaaaat GTGTCTATTATAATATAACCATTGAGCCTAAACTGGCAGCAGATATTATAGAGGGTGTTGATATGAACTTCACTTGTACCGTCCACCATTCCTGCCTGAATAATCCTCCGATCCTCTCCTGGAACTATGAGAACATGCCGGTCAAATATGATACGAAACAACTTACAGGGTTTGATTTGGCCACCTTTTCAACCATAACCTTTTTGGGGGCAAAGAAAGATGATGGGAAGAAATTAATCTGCACTGCAAATATTTCTGGACAGAAAATCACAGCATCTGTCGACTTACATGTACAAC ATTCTTTTACAGAGTCTCCAAAACCAATGACTGCAGTCCAgaataaatgtatgtgtttcaCATTTGTCCTAAAGCCATTTACCATTGGTGGGCCGTACATTTCACACCTAGATCTTCAGTGGTGTCTTACCTCTGCTATCTGTGCCATTCAGTTCCAACAAGTCCTTTTCTATCGCCATGGAGGCTAA